The following DNA comes from Nicotiana sylvestris chromosome 10, ASM39365v2, whole genome shotgun sequence.
AGGGGACATGAGATATTCATTTATAAAAAACACATTGATTTTATAGAGAGAATCTGGTCCTATTACAAGCATACAAAAATAATCTTTTTACTAAGATTCTTGTCTCGCATTTCCACTTAATCCAAGAACAACCCAAGTGTTCAAAAGCTTATTaatcattcatcattgtcagagAAAATATCCACAGATCTCACCCTTTTTCGGGCGACTCACATATTCTTATTTACTTAAATGCCATTTATTGCTATTTAATACCCTATTCCATCTTTTTGGATTATTGGCACTGTtattattgcttatattcattgccATCCGAAAAAAAACATACAATTTTTGGATAGCTTTGTCTTTAGGATATTATTATTGGCTAAGATTGACTCTTCCATATTTAAATTCAATTGGTTGAACCAAGATCTATATTTTTTGTCAAATAGTTTGGCGCCGTTTGTAGATGGAGTAAATTTTTTATCTTTAAAATTCTTGAAACGCATTTAATTTATGAATTTAAGTTTATGGACCGAAAAAAAGGGTGAGTTATATACTATCACATGTTAAACTATAAATATTGATAACGTGAAATTCGTACGTAATATTAATATTTTTACCTAGGGATGGATCGACGCCGCGGTTTTGAAGTTCCCTGTACTCTTGACAAATACCACAAACGCAGCAGCAGCAACTAATCAAAGTGTCTGAGTATGGAGTCTCTGGTAATTTGAAAAGTTCTCTCAATTTTCTTCGATATTTTCTTCCATAAACCCATCCACAGTGAATACTACCCATAGCATAAGCCAGAAGACAAGCATGTCCTTTAGCTGCCATTCATGTAAGTGACACTATAGTTAAGCACAATCATATCATATAACCATTACACCGAAATTAAGTGACGTGTTAGCTTTTTTTATAAGtttggtgcactaagctcccgctacgGGGTTCGGGGAAAGGTCGGATCACAAGGGTGTATTTTACgtagccttaccctgcatttctgcaagaggctgtttccacggcttgaacctgtgacctccgtgtcacatggcagcaactctACTAGTTACGCAAAGGCTCCCCTTTTAGCTTTTTTGATAAGCATCTGGTTATATCTGGTACTCACTGGCCCTACTAACTCAGATTCATGATGCATAGGAACTAATTGCGGAGCCAGAATTTTTATCGAGGAGATTCGAAATATTAAAAAGTAAACATATGAACATACCAAGGAGATTTAACATCTGCCATTTATGCATAAAAAATAACTTTGACCTAATATATACGTATAACTTTTTGACGAATGGGGTTCAGATGAACCTCTTTTGCCACCCTAGCTCCGCCGCCAATAGGAACTATTAAAGGAAAAAATGCTTTCTATTAGGGGTTCCGAGACTATAGGTTAAGAGTGAAAGAATCTCATCCATTCCACCACATTCATGGATAATATGTTTTAGTGATATTAGAGGTAAAACTTTATTTGTTGTTAATTAAATTGAAAATCCTTGGTTAATAAAGAAACCTGTTATTAAATGTTTAAAAGTTTTCTTACATGTAGCGCCTTGATCAAGTATCTCAACAACCTCTCCTGTGGTAACACATGGACAAAAGCAAGTCTTCACAccttcaaaaagataaaattacaaaaaagttAATTAGATTTAAGGCTAGAATTAAACTaattagtaaaagaaaaaaaagtattttccACTAAAAAAAGAGTTTATTAGAGTAATTACAAAGAGAACTATCATCCCAACAATCGAACAGATTTGTTGTCCACTGGCCTTCAGACTTGCCATATTCATTCTTGTTCGCCGTCATCTTTaatttttttctacttttttctttttcttttttttttttggggtgaGAAAAGTAGGACTTGTTTTTTCTGGTTATTGTAGATAGGAGATTGAAAAATAAAGCTTGAGATATTCTTAAGACTTAGTTAGGGACCCTTTTATACTTTCAGGATACTGAATAATATAAAGATTTTACATATTATAATTTTTCCAGGAAATTTCGTAAATATATCTCTCTaatattcaattcttgtttttttggacttggaaaataTATGAATGACCTCActagtttattttattattagtgATTTAATGAATATCCGATTTGACTATAATAATTTAATGACTACCTTCAAAATCATAGTGACACACAAAAGCTTCACATTTTCTAGGATATTTCGTTTCTTCAAATGAAGGATGCATTTATAAATCTATAGTTCAAAGGCTCCTTCAACAAATAGAAAAAATTAAGGGTGTCAAATGGGCGGATTGACTAATTTTGAGCGGGTTAAAATGAGCTGAATCAATAAATGGGCGGGTTAATGACCCACCTAAAAGTTACTTAAACTGAGATGGGCTGGGCCAAGATGGtttaaaattgaaatttttaCATAGCTATACTATAATAGAAACTTATTTACTACCTTTATTTAGGTTCCTTGTTAATTACTTTATATACATGTATTTACTAATTTTATACAAAACCATAAAAAAGAGGAAATGCAACATACCTGTAAATATAACGTATCAGTTACACATAATTCCCCTACATTTAAGATTCTCTTCCTTTTCCAAAAGGATTACAAAAACATCTTCAAATTTTGTACTTATTAACTGTAAGAATTTCCCTTACCCATTGATGCCCAAAATCTTTCTAACCCAAAAATCTCGCTTACTCACTCCTCTTCCAAAGCTTTTGATATCTGATTTCTCTCTTTCAATCATCCACTGTCATCCCCCGAAATTGCAGattctttcttctttcaaagctTTTGATATCCAATTTCTCTCTTTCAATCATCCAAAATCTCAATACAGAAGAAATTCGAAATTTTGTTCTACAATCAAGTTGTGGGTAAGTTGTGGATACAACACTAATATAATTATTATACTATTATATTAAATTTTTAATAGAGTTGTGATTGAAACTTGAGGAAAAAAAGATCATAATTGTATCACATTTTTTTAGAAATGTATCGcgattgtattataattgtatatgtaTCATAATTATTGTAGAAATTGTATTATAAATGTATAATAATTATATATTCATTGTATATTATTATGAGCAGTTGTGAATTTGTGATGAATTTCACATTTTGTATCACAAATATGATAATTGTATATTAATTTATTAGTATTCTATCATGTATTATTTTGGTATTTATGTACCAGATACAAGTTAGATACAATTGTGATACACGTATGATACATTTATGTTTTAGGCATTGATGTATCTGATACAATTCAACTACAATTATGGTACAGTTATTATATAATTTCTGAATAGTTTTTAATAATATAAAGCTATAGGCAATGTTGAAGAGAGAAGATGGAGATTCTGGACGTACATTCAGagattttgattttaaaaaaaaaagagagagaagaggagaagagaaaaagaaaggaaatgatgtaattgaatcccttaattaaagacACTAATAATggggtgagagccttttaagAAACAATGTATACAAGTTGCAAGAAAAACCTAGATACTTATTAAAAACTGCAAAATATAGAGAACATAGGTAAATAAGTTTCTAATATAGTATAACTAAGTAAAAATCAGTTTAAAATTTAGGTCATAACCCAACCCGTCCAACTCTTATCAAgctttaattaatatgtgttgttCTCCTATGAATTGTTTACTTATCAAATAAGAGCTCGTTTGGATGGgcttgttttaaatatttttaagccaaaagtcataagttgggAATTCAAGCttttggcttttggcttatttttgttattttagcttaaaaacaagTGCTCAAGCACTTTTTAACTTTATCCAAACACTACAAAATGGTTTAAAAGTTATTTTGGTTTGAAAACACTTAAAATAagtcaatccaaacgggctctaagacTTTTTTGTTTATGATCATATATAACATATAAAAAATATCTTAAAGATATTTTAGAAAGTTACTCATGAATTAATTTGAGCTAAAAATCAATCCAATTTTACATGAGCTGAGATTGACTGAGTTTAACAAATAAGCGAGTCAATAACCGGTCCAACCATAGACGGATTGGACGGGTTAAATAGGTATTACCTCAAATTGCCGCCCTAGAAAAATGAAGGTAAAAAGAAAGGAATGATTAAGaatttaatataaaaaaaaaaactagtgtGTATTAAGTATCATTCTGCTGAACTTATCTGGAAACTGGGGACAAATTAATAAATACTTTTTCTCCTTTTagtcaaaataattttttgaccACTTAAGGATGTCAAAAGCAACACCTACCAATAGTCATGGTATCGTTTACGTATCTTACAAGGTATAATGATAGTCACTGAAAATGTATTATACATTGAggtcaaaaactcaaaacaaatatcagaaaaaagaaagtatttatttTTTGTGCAATTACGTGTATGCTATATCTGCTTAAATTATTAATTGTCAATTCTTTTTACCTATTCTTCTGTTTATCATTTCAATCAAATAAAAATATTCGAATCTTACACGTGGCCGCCCTTTCAACTAACAGCGGTAATGTATCAATTGTGTCACATCCTTGGTGAGAATCAAAATTCAACAAAACCACATAAATTAGTATCATGATATGGTTTAGAGTCTTTAGACTAATTAAGAAGTCATTTAGGTTTGATTAGTTACTTGATTATATAATGAACTTGACTAACCACAATTCATGTCCGGGTATTTAAATCTAATCCAAGTTTGCTTTGAATTAAAAATTATGAAGCTATCCTTGTTTGTGACTGTATATAAAAAGGTCTTTGGCTTTTGAGGTTTTTTTAGTTTGAACATTTATTATGAACTAACTTTTGAATATTTAGGTATTACtaaaaataaagatatattaagCAATTTTTGCTCTAATTTGGTAAAGTTCTCTGAGCTTACGTCTCAATAGAGTTACactgtaaaaattgcacggggcgccctatttggtcgcccccatttaacatatatccatttttaaaaaaagttttaacttgtactcactttttaaacaattttagctccctttctcctcctccttctcccagTGATCTCCATATCTCTCCGGTTATTAGATCATGATCCACTTTTTTTCAGTTCAACAAGTTCTTCTGAATCTAATTCTGGTACTCTCTCTACAACTTCCTCTGAAGCTGACTGTTTTTACTCTGAAAAATCCTCAGGaaatactactactactactacttgtTTTGCTGCAGCAAAAAGTAAAAAATCAGTGAGAAGAGCCAGCGTTTCACCACGTTTGGAACATAGGagtgagttttatttatttgatGATTATCACAATCAAAAAACATAGGAAAATGAGGAGATTTTGATTAAGTCAAAATCAAGAGCTTTGAAAATCTACAACAATTTGAAGAAAGTGAAACAACCCATTTCGCCTGGTGGTCGGCTTACTAATTTTCTTAGTTCCATTTTCAATAATGGAAATGGGAAAAAATCAAAGTGAGATTTACAATCAAATTCCATTgtgagctgaagttcgccagttacaaacaaaagcttcagctctagagctgaagttcgccagttataaacaaaaactttagctttaGAGCTGAAATTCGACagctacaaaacaaaaacttcagctctagagctgaagttcgccagttacaaaaacaaaaatgctacttcagtcccgtctactagaatgctgaaattTTGAGTGATTACCTTtgttacttcagccccgtatgctgaagttacgtgaAAAAGTTggtacacttgcaattttttttacaaagcgggcacaagttaaaacgtgacataaaaaacgggtatagatgcaaatgccccaattATACTTGCACCCCGCCAGTAAGACCCCATGTTTTTTTAGTGCACCACGTCTCACAAGCCCCAAACTGGCCCAAAAAAAGTTGATTATTTGTGTAAAAATTGTGTGGGGTAGCCACTTTTTAAAGtagtatttactttttatccaacatttttaatgcttagcaatagtagtcactagtctattaaaattaatatgaaaagactgtgttaccctttcttctatctctttcatatgTTAGGGAGAAGAACTATGCCGCCGTCCGTGAGACGGAAGGATTTTCCGGTGGCGACTAACCAAAGCAGGAAATGGTGGTCGCTgttttaactttttatttttttagttttgatCTGTCTGTTTTAACATGTTACTGATCGTTGGATTGGTAAAGCTTCAAAGAATAGGTTTTACTCGGTGAAGAAACCTATTCGAGGCACCATATAGCTCCTATGTTGTGAACACACCGGTTTGTATTTAGATTTTGTCATTCTATCATCATTACAAGTTTAAAGAAGtccaaaagttaaggaaaatagGCCTTGAACTTaaactaacaagctcaaaagttaaggacaataggttctgaacttagactaacaagctcaaaagttaaggacacttggtcctgaacttacagttacagttcaaaagttaaggacatttgatcctgaacttagactaacaagctcaaaagttaaggacaatatgtCCTGAccttagacttacaagttcaaaagttaaggacatgtagtcctgaagtcctgaacttagaacttagagttacaagttcaaaagttaaggacgttTGGTCCTCAACTTTATGAGCAGAAGGGTGTTTTCGTCCGggcaggtaaagtttattaaagtagtggctaaagactaaaacattttaaacagtggcttaaaaataaatacatatgTTATTAGTAGCTAACGGTGCACTTTCCCCATTACTTGTGCAGCAGCTCTATTAAACAAATTATAATTTATGAGATTTTAACACTGTTAGTCTCTTTTCAACGACtatttatttaaataatattACTGTTTCTTTATTATAAAAAGAGCACATTCATTTACCATTATAACATTTTTAAAGATTCTTTACGttgcattttaattttttaaacgTAACCACAAGTTAAAGTATTATTGAAGCACATTATTTTATCACAACATTCTCTCCCATCATTAATCTAAACTTGtcattttctttgaatttttgcTTCGAATAGGTGCTCTTTGAAAAGTtccattttttattattctccCATAAACTATCTGAATCAATCCACATTCCATTACCATAATAATATTATTCAAAGTATTTTGCTTGTGAATATGTATACCAATATTATACCAAATACATTACATAAAAAATAAATGTAAAATATTAGCATACCATTATACCAAGAACAATTAAATAAATAGAATATACCACGTATTTCAAGCCAAAATACATAATACTTTTATACctaaacaaaatcaaataaatagcATATACCATGTATTTTCAAGAAAAAGTACATTttttataccaacttgtcacgacccaacccccgaacccggtcgtgatggcgcctctcgtgaagacaaggtcagccagaccaaaacggaatacccctttttaaacagttaatcatcataaacagtaataacatataatataatactcataaattgtggaatttaacgataacaaccgcaagaaccatcccgacacagcccaaaccggggtgtcacaagtcataactactacagaatctgctataggtctacaaagtacggaatccgatacaacagtctgaagaaaacataaatgatagaggataagagagacaaggggctgcggacgtcaacaactaccttgtAACTCCGAATCACCGCCTAGCCTGgacggaatcagcgctcaggtgtgaactctgctatgcctgaatctacacacacggtgcagggagtactgtgagtactccgactcagtgagtaataattataaataatggctgaaagtatgaaaacacgtaaaggcacaaagtaattccatatcaagcagtaaaaatcacttaaagcagtaaatcagtgaagaaatcaaatgatattccttttaaaacaagtaaaatcggtaatttaacaagtagaaatccgcccctcgggcacagtatcaatcgctcaacatagtatcagcccctcgggctcactctcagtacagtatcagcccctcgggctcagtatcaatcacttagaacagtatcagcccctcgggctcactctcagaatagtatcatcccctcgggctacctcacaattactcatatcagccccttgggTATAGCATCAATCACTTagaacaatgggtacctgcactcactgtgggtgtgcagactccggagggtccccttacagcccaagtgctatatcaagccaccttgtggcatcatcactcggcactcggcctcacatcactcggcactcggccttacatcactcaagccacctcgtggcatataaagtatctcaggccctcgacctcatatcactcagcatatcctcacatatgtccctcggcctcactcggtccaaaaaaatcatcacaagacccttgggcattagtaaaacagtagttctcagcccaaaacatgatatagaaatatcatttgtttcaaatctgagtaaaagtggctgagtttgtaaaacagtagatatcaataggactgagttcaaataataagtcaagcagtgaggaaacagtgataaaaatccccgaagggttcaaatagttggcacgaagcccaaatacggcaatcagcccaaaatcatgatgataataaatgaatttcagtcaaatattcggtaaaatcatcaatcgggatggaccaagtcacaatccccagtagcgaatgaccccacgctcatcatcctgcatgtatcttgcctcaatatagcactacgatgtgcaatccg
Coding sequences within:
- the LOC104242324 gene encoding protein PLANT CADMIUM RESISTANCE 9-like, yielding MTANKNEYGKSEGQWTTNLFDCWDDSSLCVKTCFCPCVTTGEVVEILDQGATSKGHACLLAYAMGSIHCGWVYGRKYRRKLRELFKLPETPYSDTLISCCCCVCGICQEYRELQNRGVDPSLGWEGNVAKWKREGVTVPPIPTSTMSR